A region from the Mycolicibacterium litorale genome encodes:
- a CDS encoding Hsp70 family protein, whose product MTEPLGLSIGMTNLVAARVGRPPVIRRAILTVFNDRPAEVGVPGENPNLDRPGLVLSGFVDRVGDPVPLVAADGSAHRGELVLAEALDAMARTVGGGSPVAVAVPAHWGPGTVGALRGALRSRPNLAPNGVPAALIPDSTAALAALQAAPGLPGQGVVVLVDLGGSGTSISLADAGANLDTVGQTVRYAEFSGDAIDQALLTHVLAGIADAGNGDPAGTAAVGSLARLRDECRQAKERLSAETATAVPVELPGVHSDIRITRPELEQLIAEPLGGLVNAIEDTLQRNQIPPASVSAVATVGGGAAIPLVTQRLSEQLRAPVVTTPESQLNVAAGAALVANQSADADAPTGMGLAADAPTGLAPAAWAAGAAGLAAGETAADGASSATFRALAWSQDDEPAGEPVPYAGEDYDPSATGARPPVAFGPGEAGYDAGYDAGYDQEPGPLPWYKRPPVLFGAAAAAALLAAGGLAITLTSTEGDSSPVTETATTVSMEPSPAAPPPPVTTVTVGPDGRATTTVSQPPPPPPPTTTQATTTTTQPTTTTTTTTTTSTTTTTQPTTTTTRPTTTQPTTTRPPVTTTVEPPPTTLDPPDPPDPPTTVPVPDDGA is encoded by the coding sequence ATGACCGAACCCCTGGGGTTGTCGATCGGGATGACGAACCTGGTGGCCGCCCGCGTCGGCCGGCCGCCGGTGATCCGCCGGGCGATCCTCACCGTGTTCAACGACCGGCCTGCCGAGGTCGGCGTGCCCGGCGAGAACCCGAACCTCGACCGGCCCGGCCTGGTGCTGAGCGGTTTCGTCGACCGGGTCGGTGACCCGGTCCCACTGGTCGCCGCGGACGGTTCGGCGCATCGCGGTGAGCTGGTGCTGGCCGAAGCTCTCGACGCGATGGCGCGCACGGTCGGCGGCGGCTCACCGGTGGCGGTCGCCGTCCCGGCCCACTGGGGACCCGGAACCGTCGGCGCGCTGCGCGGGGCGTTGCGGTCGCGGCCGAACCTGGCGCCGAACGGAGTCCCCGCCGCCCTGATCCCCGACTCGACCGCGGCGCTCGCCGCACTGCAGGCCGCTCCTGGTCTGCCCGGTCAGGGCGTGGTCGTCCTGGTCGACCTCGGTGGCAGCGGCACCAGCATCTCGCTCGCCGATGCCGGCGCCAACCTCGACACCGTCGGCCAGACCGTCCGGTACGCGGAGTTCTCGGGTGATGCGATCGATCAGGCGCTGCTCACCCACGTGCTGGCCGGTATCGCCGACGCCGGCAACGGCGATCCGGCCGGGACCGCGGCGGTCGGCTCGCTGGCCCGCCTGCGCGACGAGTGCCGCCAGGCCAAGGAACGCCTCTCCGCCGAGACCGCGACCGCGGTGCCCGTCGAGCTGCCGGGCGTGCACTCCGACATCCGGATCACCCGACCCGAACTCGAGCAGCTGATCGCCGAACCCCTCGGCGGTCTGGTGAACGCGATCGAAGACACCTTGCAGCGCAACCAGATTCCGCCGGCGAGTGTGTCGGCGGTGGCCACCGTCGGCGGTGGTGCGGCCATCCCGCTGGTGACGCAGCGGCTGTCCGAGCAGTTGCGCGCACCGGTCGTCACCACCCCGGAGTCGCAGCTCAACGTCGCTGCCGGGGCCGCCCTGGTGGCCAACCAGAGTGCGGACGCCGACGCCCCGACCGGGATGGGCCTCGCGGCGGATGCGCCGACGGGTCTGGCGCCGGCCGCCTGGGCCGCGGGGGCGGCCGGTCTGGCCGCCGGGGAGACCGCCGCCGACGGCGCCTCGTCGGCGACGTTCCGTGCCCTGGCCTGGTCGCAGGACGACGAACCCGCCGGTGAACCGGTGCCCTACGCCGGTGAGGACTACGACCCCTCGGCGACCGGTGCCCGCCCGCCGGTGGCGTTCGGCCCCGGGGAGGCCGGCTACGACGCCGGCTACGACGCCGGCTACGACCAGGAGCCGGGGCCGCTGCCCTGGTACAAACGGCCGCCGGTGTTGTTCGGCGCGGCCGCCGCGGCCGCGCTGCTGGCCGCCGGCGGGCTGGCCATCACATTGACCAGTACAGAAGGAGATTCGAGCCCGGTCACCGAGACGGCGACGACAGTGTCGATGGAGCCGTCGCCGGCTGCGCCGCCCCCGCCGGTCACCACCGTCACGGTCGGGCCGGACGGCCGGGCCACGACCACCGTCAGCCAGCCGCCACCACCTCCGCCACCGACGACCACGCAAGCCACCACGACCACCACGCAGCCGACGACCACCACGACGACCACGACCACCACGTCGACGACGACCACCACCCAGCCCACGACGACGACCACCCGTCCGACCACGACGCAGCCGACGACGACGCGGCCGCCGGTGACCACGACGGTCGAGCCGCCGCCCACCACCCTCGATCCACCTGACCCGCCGGATCCGCCGACGACCGTGCCCGTCCCCGACGACGGCGCCTGA
- a CDS encoding Rv0340 family IniB-related protein, with translation MANSLLDFVMSLVRDPDAAARYAADPAAAIADAQLTDVTSVDVDNLIPVVTESMPMAAPSTGLDAFGAEPASNVWASGAATAAFDAFGDPAPVAGVIDTGAPVIDTAQAIDPAVDVLTQPDAFVDTVSPQFTDPVFGDETPTGTENADVWGAAVDDDQPADHTPGFDLFD, from the coding sequence ATGGCTAACTCGCTACTCGACTTCGTGATGTCGCTGGTGCGGGACCCCGATGCGGCAGCACGCTACGCCGCCGATCCCGCCGCCGCCATCGCGGACGCTCAGCTGACCGATGTGACCAGCGTCGACGTGGACAACCTGATTCCCGTGGTGACCGAGTCGATGCCGATGGCGGCCCCCTCGACCGGACTGGACGCCTTCGGCGCGGAGCCGGCGAGCAATGTGTGGGCCAGTGGCGCGGCCACCGCCGCGTTCGACGCCTTCGGCGATCCCGCGCCGGTCGCGGGCGTCATCGACACCGGAGCGCCCGTCATCGACACGGCGCAGGCGATCGATCCGGCCGTCGACGTCCTCACCCAGCCCGACGCCTTCGTCGACACGGTATCCCCGCAGTTCACCGACCCGGTGTTCGGCGACGAGACGCCCACGGGCACCGAGAACGCCGATGTGTGGGGGGCTGCGGTCGACGACGACCAGCCGGCCGACCACACCCCGGGCTTCGACCTCTTCGACTGA
- a CDS encoding IniB N-terminal domain-containing protein encodes MNIIDFILDLFRNPASAASFVVDPDGALRDAGLPNVTAAQLASVAATAAPAGYALGGGDPIVGLQRAVADHHQLASNFASPFSPQTSFAPTTELASRNDTDLLSGNNVPIASPDQAAGANAQNGAFNLGFGDITLGDKTSNTATNGGVVVGGDNDGDIVSGDGAALGDGNTMNNGDILAGSGSNVVVGKDNEVEDNSQTAGGDLIADNDAPVLNDVDTSGGNGGGADGGGSLIGIGGGNAVGGDGGNGGGIIITDNDVNTGTQIDGNYGSDNVEDNSVNTAVETEVNTSTESSVEDNSSNYESSIGSGNQTAIGSGNETDTNLFSGNDTGFETNTGIDTDLASNNDTNTGLDVF; translated from the coding sequence ATGAACATCATTGACTTCATCCTCGATCTGTTCCGCAACCCGGCCTCCGCCGCGTCCTTCGTCGTCGACCCGGACGGCGCGCTGCGCGATGCGGGTCTGCCGAACGTGACCGCGGCCCAGCTGGCGTCGGTGGCCGCGACGGCCGCCCCGGCCGGCTACGCGCTCGGCGGCGGCGACCCGATCGTGGGCCTGCAGCGGGCGGTGGCCGACCACCACCAGCTGGCGTCGAACTTCGCCTCGCCGTTCTCGCCGCAGACCTCGTTCGCGCCGACGACCGAGCTCGCCAGCCGCAACGACACCGACCTGCTCAGCGGGAACAACGTGCCCATCGCCAGCCCCGACCAGGCCGCCGGCGCCAACGCCCAGAACGGCGCGTTCAACCTCGGCTTCGGTGACATCACCCTCGGCGACAAGACCTCCAACACCGCCACCAACGGCGGCGTGGTGGTCGGCGGCGACAACGACGGCGACATCGTCAGCGGTGACGGCGCGGCCCTCGGTGACGGCAACACCATGAACAACGGTGACATCCTCGCCGGCTCCGGCTCCAACGTGGTCGTCGGCAAGGACAACGAGGTGGAGGACAACTCGCAGACCGCGGGTGGCGACCTCATCGCCGACAACGACGCGCCGGTGCTCAACGACGTCGACACCAGCGGCGGCAACGGCGGCGGTGCCGACGGTGGCGGCAGCCTCATCGGAATCGGCGGCGGCAACGCGGTCGGCGGCGACGGCGGCAACGGTGGCGGCATCATCATCACCGACAACGACGTCAACACCGGCACGCAGATCGACGGGAACTACGGCAGCGACAACGTCGAGGACAACTCGGTGAACACCGCGGTCGAGACCGAGGTCAACACCTCGACCGAGAGCTCCGTCGAGGACAACTCGTCGAACTACGAGTCCAGCATCGGTTCGGGTAACCAGACCGCGATCGGCTCGGGCAACGAGACCGACACGAACCTGTTCTCGGGCAACGACACCGGGTTCGAGACCAACACCGGCATCGACACCGACCTGGCCTCGAACAACGACACCAACACCGGTCTGGACGTGTTCTGA